One window from the genome of Enterococcus haemoperoxidus ATCC BAA-382 encodes:
- a CDS encoding helix-turn-helix transcriptional regulator — protein MPKKKNSSFESSIHVYRAMKRMTQQELADKVGVSRQTIIQLERNRYNPSLLLAHDIADVFEVPIEQIFTFKKLTEDEQTNEETD, from the coding sequence TTGCCAAAAAAGAAGAACTCATCTTTCGAGAGTTCCATTCACGTCTACAGAGCCATGAAACGCATGACCCAACAGGAACTTGCTGACAAAGTGGGAGTATCTAGACAAACAATTATTCAGTTAGAAAGAAATAGATACAATCCTTCCCTTTTACTGGCTCACGACATAGCAGACGTTTTCGAAGTGCCGATTGAACAAATCTTCACTTTCAAGAAACTAACAGAAGACGAGCAAACAAACGAAGAAACCGACTAA
- a CDS encoding cation-translocating P-type ATPase: MEAYKKPIETIIKEVNTNKEQGLTEQEVKKRLAEHGANTFQEAKKDSIVKKFLHSLSDFTTIILLVAAAISFYTAIATDHGDYFEGILIIAIVVINAVLAIVQEGNAEKSLAALQDMNKQSSSVLRDGKVETIDAENVVVGDILVLESGSMITADARLIQASQLRVEESALTGESEPVEKDSEYIGEDDSSIGDQINMVFKGCTVSNGRGRAIVTATGMQTEMGKIAGLLNDDVTQQTPLQKRLNQLGKRISLIALGAAALVFIIGELQGEPMLEMFMTAVSLAVAAVPETLMVIVTLTLAYGVQKMAKKHAIIRRLPAVETLGTANVICSDKTGTLTQNKMRVRRVWSRGDEVTDTEDAMTDEAMEVLKMASLCTDVIVDKDGDDLVIQGNPTEAAIVRAVEENYHTKAELEEKYPRIGEIPFDSERKMMTTVHKMGKKYISVTKGAFDVLLTRFRFGDVEQAAVVNDRFGKRALRVIAVGYAIYDEEPTEITSEALEKNLRLLGLIGMIDPPRPESKGAIARAKKAGIKTVMITGDHVVTAGAIAKELGILTDKSEALTGSELQKMSDEELDSRVKSLSVYARVTPEDKIRIVKSWQRTGAVVAMTGDGVNDAPALKASDVGCAMGITGTDVAQGAADMILTDDNFATIVDAVAQGRAVYRNIRKAVNFLLSCNISEIFIVLIAMLLGWGAPFTAVQLLFVNVVADGLPGFALGKEPAEKGIMDEAPIPRDEGIFARGLWQKIGINAFVFTVITLFGFYLGANVDSVSYFFEASHEIGQTVAFLILAYSSILHVFNVRSTESIFRVKLSTNKSLFEMAVLAVIITTVIALLPFTQELFGLVPIGINHWLLVMGLSIIPIFVNEMIKFHYSPEEDTE; the protein is encoded by the coding sequence ATGGAAGCATACAAAAAACCTATCGAAACAATTATCAAAGAAGTGAACACAAATAAAGAGCAAGGATTAACAGAACAAGAGGTAAAGAAACGACTCGCTGAACATGGTGCTAATACGTTCCAAGAAGCGAAAAAAGATTCTATAGTAAAAAAATTTCTTCATAGTCTATCTGATTTTACAACAATTATTTTATTAGTTGCAGCAGCTATTTCGTTCTACACAGCAATTGCTACAGATCACGGGGATTATTTTGAAGGAATCTTGATTATCGCAATTGTCGTAATCAACGCAGTACTGGCAATCGTTCAAGAAGGAAATGCTGAAAAATCGTTAGCTGCATTACAGGATATGAACAAACAAAGCAGTTCAGTGTTACGTGATGGCAAAGTCGAGACCATCGATGCAGAAAATGTTGTTGTTGGGGATATACTTGTGTTGGAATCAGGCTCAATGATTACAGCAGATGCACGTTTGATACAAGCATCACAACTTAGAGTTGAAGAATCTGCCCTTACTGGAGAAAGTGAACCTGTTGAAAAAGATTCGGAATACATAGGAGAAGATGATTCGTCGATCGGTGATCAAATCAACATGGTATTTAAAGGTTGTACTGTATCAAATGGTCGTGGTAGAGCAATTGTCACAGCGACTGGCATGCAAACTGAAATGGGAAAAATCGCTGGATTATTGAATGACGATGTGACACAACAAACACCTTTACAAAAACGTTTGAATCAATTAGGTAAGCGTATTAGCTTAATTGCTTTAGGTGCGGCAGCCTTAGTATTTATTATTGGGGAACTACAAGGTGAGCCAATGTTGGAAATGTTTATGACAGCAGTATCACTGGCCGTTGCAGCAGTGCCTGAAACATTAATGGTGATCGTTACATTAACACTGGCTTATGGTGTTCAGAAAATGGCTAAAAAACACGCGATCATTCGTCGCTTGCCAGCTGTCGAGACTTTGGGAACTGCCAATGTTATTTGTTCCGACAAAACTGGAACGTTGACTCAAAATAAAATGCGTGTCAGACGTGTTTGGTCACGTGGAGATGAAGTAACGGATACAGAAGATGCGATGACAGATGAGGCTATGGAAGTTTTAAAAATGGCCTCTCTTTGTACAGATGTTATCGTGGATAAAGATGGGGATGACTTAGTTATTCAAGGAAACCCAACAGAAGCTGCAATTGTACGTGCCGTTGAAGAGAATTACCATACTAAAGCTGAATTAGAAGAAAAATACCCGAGAATCGGTGAAATTCCATTCGATTCAGAGCGTAAAATGATGACCACTGTGCATAAAATGGGGAAAAAATATATCTCTGTAACAAAAGGTGCTTTCGATGTTTTGTTGACTCGCTTCCGTTTTGGCGATGTAGAACAAGCCGCGGTAGTAAATGACCGCTTTGGAAAACGTGCTTTGCGCGTGATTGCAGTTGGTTATGCGATCTATGATGAAGAACCTACGGAAATTACTTCAGAGGCATTAGAGAAGAATTTAAGGCTATTAGGATTGATTGGCATGATCGATCCACCAAGACCAGAAAGTAAAGGTGCTATTGCCCGAGCTAAAAAAGCTGGGATCAAGACAGTGATGATCACAGGGGATCACGTAGTAACCGCTGGAGCAATTGCGAAAGAATTAGGTATATTAACAGACAAAAGTGAAGCTTTGACTGGCTCAGAGTTACAAAAAATGTCAGATGAAGAATTAGATTCACGAGTGAAATCACTCTCTGTTTATGCTCGTGTAACACCGGAAGATAAGATTCGTATAGTCAAATCATGGCAAAGGACAGGTGCTGTTGTGGCCATGACTGGTGATGGAGTCAACGATGCACCCGCTTTAAAAGCTAGTGATGTTGGTTGTGCAATGGGAATTACTGGAACGGATGTCGCACAAGGAGCTGCTGATATGATTTTGACGGATGATAATTTTGCGACGATCGTTGATGCAGTCGCACAAGGTCGGGCAGTTTATCGAAATATCCGTAAAGCAGTAAACTTTTTACTAAGCTGTAATATCTCAGAGATATTCATTGTGTTGATTGCTATGCTTTTAGGCTGGGGGGCACCATTTACGGCTGTCCAATTATTATTTGTGAACGTTGTGGCAGATGGTCTACCAGGGTTTGCGTTAGGGAAAGAACCTGCTGAAAAAGGAATCATGGATGAAGCACCGATTCCAAGAGATGAAGGAATCTTTGCGCGCGGTTTGTGGCAAAAAATTGGAATCAATGCGTTTGTTTTTACTGTAATTACTTTGTTTGGATTTTACTTAGGTGCAAATGTTGATTCAGTTTCATACTTTTTCGAAGCAAGTCATGAAATTGGTCAAACTGTCGCATTCTTGATTTTAGCTTATTCATCTATTTTGCATGTTTTTAATGTGAGAAGTACAGAATCAATTTTTAGAGTAAAATTATCGACAAATAAATCACTCTTTGAAATGGCCGTATTGGCTGTTATCATCACGACAGTCATTGCATTATTACCATTCACGCAAGAGCTGTTTGGATTAGTTCCGATTGGAATTAATCACTGGTTACTTGTAATGGGCTTATCGATCATCCCGATTTTTGTAAATGAAATGATCAAATTCCATTACTCACCAGAAGAAGATACTGAATAA
- a CDS encoding KUP/HAK/KT family potassium transporter, whose translation MGVVYGDIGTSPLYVMKAIVGDNGGLQNVSENFIIGAVSLIFWTLTILTTIKYVVIALNADNHGEGGIFSLYTLVRKKGKYLIIPAMIGGAALLADGVLTPAVTVTTAIEGLRGIPVFFDRFGSDQNIIVMITLVIILILFSVQRFGTDAVGKAFGPIMFAWFTFLGVMGLINFGQDWTVLRALNPYYAIHLLLSPENKLGIFVLGNVFLATTGAEALYSDLGHVGKHNIRASWPYIKICLILNYLGQAAWILSAKNDPSILAIENLNPFFQMMPNSIMLIGVVFATVAAVIASQALISGSFTLVSEAIKLKLLPRLKIIYPGANIGQMYIPAVNMMLWIVCSLIVITFRTSTHMEAAYGLSITVTMLMTTILLMFYLLQKGAPKWVAYLVTLFFGSIESIFFVSSIAKFFHGGYVAVGIALLILAVMTIWEWGNIIKEKTSDTVPLKQYVEQLRMLKDDTTVPKSQTNVVFMTPDTIGDEIGRQIIYSILDKQPKRANVYWFVNVEVTDEPFTKEYSVDMMGTDFIVQVQLYLGFHVAQEVNVYIRQIVYDLMKEGRLPKQPQKYSLTPGREVGDFQFIIIREELSKVTELKKWDRQIMQLKLAIKKRTTTPENWFGLEYSEVKYESVPLIIGDTRKTRLRERKVLS comes from the coding sequence ATGGGTGTTGTTTATGGTGATATCGGAACAAGTCCGCTTTATGTAATGAAAGCGATCGTCGGAGATAATGGCGGTCTTCAGAATGTTTCAGAGAATTTCATTATTGGTGCGGTATCATTGATCTTTTGGACATTGACGATTTTAACAACAATCAAATATGTTGTAATTGCATTGAATGCAGACAACCATGGTGAAGGTGGAATTTTTTCTTTATATACGCTTGTTCGTAAAAAAGGGAAGTATTTGATCATTCCCGCTATGATTGGGGGAGCTGCTTTACTGGCGGATGGTGTATTGACGCCAGCAGTAACGGTGACAACAGCGATTGAAGGGTTACGGGGAATACCGGTTTTCTTTGATCGGTTTGGCAGTGATCAAAACATTATTGTGATGATTACCTTAGTCATTATTCTTATCTTATTTTCTGTTCAACGTTTTGGGACTGATGCAGTTGGTAAAGCGTTTGGACCGATCATGTTTGCTTGGTTTACATTTTTAGGTGTGATGGGGCTAATCAATTTTGGACAAGACTGGACAGTTCTTCGTGCATTGAATCCTTATTATGCGATTCATCTGTTACTTAGTCCTGAAAATAAATTAGGAATCTTTGTTTTAGGGAATGTCTTTTTAGCAACTACTGGTGCAGAAGCACTATACTCTGATTTAGGTCACGTTGGTAAACATAATATTCGTGCTAGTTGGCCGTATATCAAAATTTGTTTGATCCTCAATTATTTAGGACAAGCAGCTTGGATTTTGAGTGCAAAAAATGACCCGTCTATTTTAGCAATTGAAAACCTAAACCCGTTTTTCCAAATGATGCCAAATAGTATTATGTTGATAGGTGTTGTTTTTGCAACAGTTGCAGCAGTTATTGCGTCTCAAGCATTGATTTCAGGATCATTCACACTAGTTTCAGAAGCAATTAAATTGAAATTATTACCAAGATTGAAGATTATTTACCCAGGTGCTAATATTGGGCAAATGTATATTCCAGCAGTCAATATGATGTTATGGATCGTGTGTTCATTAATCGTGATCACCTTTAGAACATCTACGCATATGGAAGCAGCTTATGGTCTTTCAATCACTGTGACAATGTTGATGACAACTATTTTATTGATGTTTTATTTATTGCAAAAAGGTGCACCAAAATGGGTTGCGTATCTGGTTACCTTGTTCTTCGGTAGTATCGAATCGATTTTCTTTGTCTCAAGTATTGCGAAATTCTTCCATGGTGGTTATGTTGCCGTCGGGATTGCTTTGTTGATTCTAGCAGTGATGACAATTTGGGAATGGGGCAATATTATCAAAGAGAAAACATCCGATACCGTTCCGCTTAAACAATATGTAGAACAATTACGGATGCTAAAAGATGACACGACTGTGCCAAAATCTCAAACTAATGTTGTTTTCATGACGCCAGATACGATTGGAGATGAAATCGGCCGTCAAATCATTTATTCGATTTTAGATAAGCAACCAAAAAGAGCAAATGTTTACTGGTTTGTAAACGTTGAAGTAACGGATGAGCCTTTTACGAAAGAGTATTCTGTAGATATGATGGGCACAGATTTTATTGTGCAAGTTCAACTTTATCTTGGTTTCCATGTAGCACAAGAGGTCAATGTTTATATTCGTCAAATCGTTTATGATTTAATGAAAGAAGGTCGTTTACCTAAACAGCCGCAAAAGTATTCATTGACACCAGGCCGTGAAGTCGGTGATTTCCAATTTATTATTATTCGTGAAGAGCTATCTAAAGTAACCGAATTGAAGAAATGGGATCGTCAAATCATGCAACTGAAATTGGCTATCAAAAAAAGAACCACCACGCCAGAAAACTGGTTTGGTTTGGAATATAGTGAAGTGAAATATGAATCAGTTCCGTTGATTATTGGTGATACAAGAAAGACACGATTAAGGGAACGAAAAGTTTTATCTTAA
- a CDS encoding hemolysin family protein: MLAINFFILFLMIAITAFFVASEFALVKIRMSRLEQLKKDNVKNAELAIHVTHHLDAYLSASQLGITLTGLIIGWVGEGSVATLLHPLIGNLPISAALSRTVSVILGFAIVTYVDVVVGELLPKSYSIAQTEKVVLAIVKPLHYFYKVMYPFIWLLNHSAAKLGKLLGIKLVSEGEETLTQEELLYVAVDSYKKGELTKEEYHYMENVFEFDDTLAKEIQVDRTSMEVFEADETVAQAIQHSLKRGHTRYPVIEESKDNVLGYVTLPALIKESFVNDQKKVSELVEEPIVALTTIPIKSLLTMMRKEGKHIAILKDEYGGTTGMVTIEDILEELVGDIRDETDLENALIAKESDNSYIVSGKITLDDFERYFKVKISLFENSEMSTLAGFIVEQKNNQIAVGDQIKIDRFTFEVMDYEHAHIDYFKVTKSAE; this comes from the coding sequence ATGCTTGCAATAAATTTTTTCATATTATTTTTAATGATTGCGATTACGGCATTTTTTGTAGCAAGTGAATTTGCTTTAGTGAAAATTCGTATGTCAAGATTAGAGCAATTAAAAAAGGATAACGTTAAAAACGCAGAACTGGCAATCCATGTGACCCATCATTTAGATGCCTATTTATCTGCTAGTCAACTAGGGATTACATTGACAGGTCTAATCATTGGGTGGGTTGGTGAAGGTTCGGTCGCAACATTACTACATCCACTAATCGGGAATCTCCCCATCAGTGCCGCGCTTAGTAGGACGGTTTCAGTGATTTTAGGTTTTGCTATTGTGACATATGTAGATGTCGTGGTGGGCGAATTGCTGCCAAAAAGTTACAGTATTGCCCAAACTGAAAAAGTTGTTTTAGCTATCGTTAAACCTTTGCATTATTTTTATAAAGTAATGTATCCTTTCATCTGGTTACTAAATCATTCTGCTGCGAAACTAGGAAAATTATTAGGGATAAAATTAGTTTCAGAAGGCGAAGAAACGTTAACACAGGAAGAATTGCTGTATGTAGCAGTTGATTCTTATAAAAAAGGCGAACTAACAAAAGAAGAATACCATTATATGGAAAATGTATTTGAATTTGATGACACGTTAGCAAAAGAAATCCAAGTTGACCGAACATCTATGGAAGTTTTTGAAGCAGATGAAACAGTAGCTCAAGCAATCCAACATTCTTTAAAAAGAGGACATACACGTTATCCAGTAATCGAAGAATCTAAAGATAATGTCTTGGGATATGTAACACTGCCAGCTTTGATCAAGGAATCATTTGTTAATGACCAAAAAAAGGTCAGTGAGTTAGTGGAAGAGCCTATCGTTGCTTTAACAACTATTCCTATCAAAAGTTTATTGACAATGATGCGAAAAGAAGGAAAACACATTGCAATTTTAAAGGATGAATACGGTGGAACGACAGGAATGGTCACAATTGAGGATATTTTAGAAGAGCTGGTCGGAGATATCAGGGATGAAACGGATTTGGAAAACGCCTTGATTGCAAAAGAATCAGATAATTCTTATATCGTTTCTGGAAAAATCACGCTTGATGATTTTGAACGTTACTTTAAAGTTAAAATTTCATTGTTTGAAAACTCAGAGATGTCTACATTAGCAGGCTTTATCGTGGAACAAAAAAATAATCAAATCGCTGTAGGAGATCAAATCAAAATAGATCGTTTTACTTTTGAAGTGATGGATTATGAGCATGCCCATATTGATTATTTTAAAGTAACAAAATCGGCAGAATAA
- a CDS encoding type I toxin-antitoxin system Fst family toxin — MFLAFFCHLLVGLLVALFEYWLNTRNKK, encoded by the coding sequence ATGTTCTTAGCATTTTTCTGTCACCTTCTTGTCGGGCTGTTAGTAGCTCTTTTCGAGTATTGGCTAAATACTCGAAACAAGAAGTAA
- a CDS encoding helix-turn-helix domain-containing protein, whose translation MDTLFLSTNKLKKLQMVQQLLVNKYIGIYSLSEEVQLSLPLTKRYISEINTDVQCITNCELIVKNKDNVYTLQSIFNQEHQNIYTDLQLLYLNDSLSFQLCKIVCGSTKIKLSEICTLLSVSRAHAFRIIKELNAILQHFNIKFELNKSGHYVFAGEEISIRIFIFNFVNQCIAFDEWIFSATSQLEIQAKLLTILKLPYQEYSKRQITLLATVFQTRIKTRNYLPRLTDKYTLSLLEKFQYFSKIAVHDYLLNQNLIDENIIQTETLYLSFFARILLADSLQKDNILLIGEKFLNDTCPDYELLSNLGPSWSQKSILNFSYQQNCIFMYYCIILYTLTLLDMTLLDIWFLDLPENKKNVYLDTELQTRTLSFFKSFIQKNVTTDKYSFWLSSTSRINFCSLLYLATIQNYSKQFTIYLYFTKSFNTKKYIRSFLKNNFNASLIKIVDSPNEASLIITDRFDYPKSNNQKSIVISDFFNKTQLNMLLQIINEYILD comes from the coding sequence ATGGATACTCTGTTTTTATCAACAAATAAATTAAAAAAACTTCAAATGGTACAACAACTATTGGTAAATAAGTACATTGGCATTTATTCTCTATCTGAAGAAGTTCAGCTTTCTTTGCCATTAACAAAGAGATATATTTCAGAAATAAATACAGACGTACAATGCATCACCAATTGCGAGCTAATTGTTAAAAATAAGGATAATGTCTATACTCTGCAATCAATTTTTAACCAAGAACATCAAAATATTTATACAGATTTACAGCTTTTATATTTAAACGACTCTTTATCTTTTCAATTATGTAAAATAGTTTGTGGCTCGACAAAAATAAAACTTAGCGAAATATGTACTCTCTTATCCGTCAGTCGTGCTCATGCTTTTAGAATTATTAAAGAACTAAATGCCATACTTCAACATTTTAATATTAAATTTGAACTAAACAAAAGTGGTCATTATGTCTTTGCAGGCGAGGAAATTTCAATACGTATATTTATTTTTAACTTCGTCAACCAATGTATTGCATTTGATGAATGGATTTTTTCTGCTACATCTCAACTTGAAATTCAGGCAAAACTACTAACGATTCTTAAATTACCCTACCAAGAGTATTCAAAGCGTCAAATAACTCTTTTGGCTACTGTTTTTCAAACACGAATAAAAACTCGTAACTATCTACCGAGACTTACTGATAAATATACTCTATCACTTTTGGAAAAATTCCAGTACTTTTCAAAAATAGCCGTACACGATTATTTGTTGAATCAAAACTTAATAGACGAAAATATTATACAAACAGAGACTCTTTATCTTTCTTTTTTTGCTCGTATTCTTCTTGCTGATTCTTTACAAAAAGATAATATTTTATTGATTGGTGAAAAATTTCTAAATGATACATGTCCCGATTATGAACTGTTAAGTAATTTAGGTCCCTCTTGGTCACAGAAATCTATTTTAAATTTTTCTTATCAACAAAATTGTATTTTTATGTACTACTGCATAATCTTGTATACACTAACACTTTTAGACATGACACTTTTAGATATTTGGTTTTTAGACTTGCCAGAAAATAAGAAAAATGTTTATTTAGATACAGAATTACAAACTCGAACTCTCTCTTTTTTTAAATCTTTCATTCAAAAAAATGTAACTACCGACAAGTACAGTTTTTGGTTATCGTCAACTTCTAGGATTAATTTTTGTAGCTTACTTTACCTAGCAACAATTCAAAACTATTCGAAACAATTCACTATTTATTTATACTTCACTAAAAGCTTTAATACCAAAAAATATATTCGTTCTTTTCTTAAAAACAACTTTAATGCCTCTCTCATAAAGATTGTTGATTCACCGAATGAAGCCAGTTTAATCATCACTGATCGTTTTGATTATCCTAAATCTAATAACCAAAAAAGCATTGTAATTTCAGATTTTTTTAACAAAACACAACTAAACATGTTACTTCAAATTATTAACGAATACATCCTTGATTAA
- a CDS encoding glycosyltransferase family 2 protein produces the protein MFELPEWLFITLAWICRILVVIVFANLIYYTVLSVFGLKKPKREYTIVPDKRRFLFLIPANNEEAVIKETIQGLLSLNYDRKLYDIVCIADNCTDRTAELARKYDIEVFENQSERGAPRGKPHGIAAYLTSEPLNWHRYDYIVFVDADNYLHPDYLKEVNSQIEANPELTVVQGYLGTKNVFSSMTSTGYAAVYYITNRAVQYAKALLGWNASIGGTGFVLASDYIKDYGWNPRSYTEDFELQVELSIQGKQSRWNHWAKTYDEKPNHFSVSHRQRKRWAQGHWLVGITQTPEQIKSIFQSKSLNEFLNKTETLFYSYSMVRPVAFCIIGILGMIDFRLWHYFPGLFSLLPFWVALEVFNFFIIPVVYCLQEGAHDFKEQKQWWKKLLFMLRLLIAFLWNTITYAIVQVVGFCTWFYPQNKWVKTVHSMTTDKHIRFNSMEEGIDEE, from the coding sequence ATGTTTGAATTGCCTGAATGGTTGTTTATAACGTTAGCTTGGATTTGTCGTATTTTAGTTGTTATAGTATTTGCTAATCTAATTTACTATACCGTGTTATCTGTATTTGGCTTAAAGAAGCCCAAAAGAGAATATACAATTGTTCCTGATAAACGACGTTTTTTGTTTCTAATACCAGCTAATAATGAAGAAGCTGTAATAAAAGAAACAATACAAGGTTTGCTTTCTTTAAATTATGACAGAAAGTTATACGACATTGTATGTATCGCTGATAATTGCACAGATCGTACAGCTGAATTGGCACGGAAATATGATATTGAAGTATTCGAAAATCAGAGTGAAAGAGGCGCTCCCAGAGGAAAACCTCACGGAATAGCTGCTTATTTAACAAGTGAGCCATTGAACTGGCATAGGTATGACTACATTGTTTTTGTAGATGCGGATAATTACTTACATCCAGATTATTTAAAAGAAGTAAATTCTCAAATTGAAGCGAACCCAGAATTAACAGTGGTACAGGGTTATTTAGGAACTAAAAATGTGTTTAGTTCTATGACTTCGACTGGTTACGCAGCAGTGTACTATATTACGAATCGAGCAGTGCAATATGCGAAAGCTCTTTTGGGATGGAATGCTTCTATCGGTGGAACAGGCTTTGTATTAGCTTCGGACTATATTAAAGACTATGGTTGGAATCCAAGAAGCTATACTGAAGATTTTGAATTACAAGTAGAATTATCCATTCAAGGAAAGCAATCACGATGGAATCACTGGGCTAAGACGTATGATGAAAAACCCAATCATTTTTCTGTTAGTCACCGCCAAAGAAAACGTTGGGCACAAGGCCATTGGTTGGTTGGAATTACTCAAACACCTGAACAAATCAAGAGTATATTTCAATCAAAAAGTTTGAATGAATTTTTGAATAAGACAGAAACACTTTTTTATTCTTATTCAATGGTTCGACCAGTTGCTTTTTGCATTATCGGAATTTTAGGGATGATTGATTTTCGGTTGTGGCATTATTTCCCAGGATTATTTTCATTATTGCCCTTTTGGGTCGCGTTAGAAGTTTTTAATTTTTTTATTATCCCTGTAGTGTATTGTCTGCAAGAAGGTGCACACGATTTTAAAGAACAAAAGCAATGGTGGAAAAAATTATTGTTTATGCTTCGATTACTGATAGCTTTCTTATGGAACACTATAACATATGCAATTGTGCAAGTTGTTGGTTTTTGTACATGGTTTTATCCACAAAATAAGTGGGTGAAAACTGTTCATAGTATGACAACGGATAAGCATATCCGTTTTAATTCGATGGAAGAAGGAATAGATGAAGAATGA